In the Enterococcus saigonensis genome, one interval contains:
- a CDS encoding tyrosine-protein phosphatase, which yields MEQIIQLEKAANVRDLGGYIANNGIVRMNKVVRSASLSELSKHDQVKLEEYGVKKVIDFRSPSEATEAPDKIISESKAYFLPVFGHDETKVSISPQELLKQLEQGMTAESQMINVYRHFIEDEHAKLAYRKFLQILLENDKDNTSVLFHCTAGKDRTGFGAALLLDILEVDHQTIMADYLATNRYLNEQTEYMVTKAKEQGASDLLVAGVKDLMKADAAYLNESYRAAKEHYGSLKNYVKTGLGFSEQEIKDLQKLYLTK from the coding sequence ATGGAACAAATTATTCAATTGGAAAAGGCCGCAAATGTTCGCGATTTAGGTGGTTATATCGCTAATAATGGGATTGTACGGATGAATAAAGTCGTGCGCAGTGCGAGTCTGTCTGAATTATCGAAACATGATCAAGTAAAGCTGGAAGAGTACGGTGTGAAAAAAGTGATTGATTTTCGGTCACCAAGTGAAGCTACAGAAGCTCCGGATAAAATAATTTCTGAATCAAAAGCTTATTTTTTACCGGTCTTTGGTCACGATGAAACAAAAGTTTCTATTTCACCGCAGGAATTATTGAAGCAGTTAGAGCAAGGAATGACGGCTGAATCCCAAATGATTAACGTCTATCGTCATTTTATTGAAGATGAACATGCAAAATTAGCTTATCGCAAATTTTTACAGATTTTGTTAGAAAATGATAAAGATAATACGAGTGTCTTATTTCACTGTACTGCTGGAAAAGATCGAACTGGATTTGGAGCGGCATTATTATTAGATATATTGGAAGTAGATCATCAAACAATTATGGCTGACTACCTAGCTACGAATCGCTATCTAAATGAGCAGACAGAATATATGGTAACAAAAGCTAAAGAACAAGGAGCATCAGACTTACTAGTAGCAGGTGTTAAAGATTTAATGAAAGCCGATGCCGCTTATTTAAATGAAAGTTATCGGGCTGCTAAAGAACATTATGGTAGTTTAAAAAATTATGTGAAGACAGGTTTAGGTTTTTCTGAGCAAGAAATCAAAGACTTACAAAAATTGTATTTAACCAAATAA
- a CDS encoding C1 family peptidase, which yields MSAIKRELTAKFAATFKENNKQTALQRGVVKNGISASAENMVAHVNNVPVFSVDLATGKVANQMQSGRCWMFAALNTFRHKMLNVFNLKDFELSQNYTFFWDKYEKANYFYENILATATEDLTSRKVAFLLQTPQQDGGQWDMIVSIFEKYGVVPKTAMPESSNSSNSRDLNNYLNKKLRKDAVTLRNLVASGKSTSEIQSEKENMLEEVYNFLAISLGTPPETFDFEYRDEEKNYHLDQNLTPQSFYEKYVGINLNDYVSIINAPTTDKPYNQSYTVEMLGNVVAGKEVKYLNVDMDTFKKLAIAQLEQGESVWFGCDVGQSSTRDSGIMALDAYDMNDLFDIDFTMTKAERLDYGESLMTHAMVLTGVDLVDGKSTKWKVENSWGEKVGTKGFFVMSDEWMDEYTYQIVVRKDLLTPEQLAAYEKAPTVLAPWDPMGALA from the coding sequence ATGTCAGCAATAAAAAGAGAATTAACAGCTAAATTTGCTGCTACTTTTAAAGAAAATAATAAGCAAACTGCACTACAACGTGGTGTGGTAAAAAATGGGATCAGTGCTTCAGCGGAGAATATGGTTGCACATGTAAATAATGTACCAGTTTTTTCTGTAGATCTTGCTACTGGTAAGGTAGCGAATCAAATGCAATCTGGTCGTTGCTGGATGTTTGCCGCTTTGAATACGTTTCGTCATAAAATGTTGAATGTGTTCAATCTAAAAGATTTTGAATTATCTCAAAATTATACTTTTTTCTGGGATAAATACGAAAAAGCAAATTACTTTTATGAAAATATTTTAGCAACAGCTACAGAAGATTTGACTAGCCGTAAAGTTGCTTTTCTTTTACAAACACCGCAGCAAGATGGTGGTCAATGGGATATGATTGTTTCCATTTTCGAAAAATATGGTGTCGTTCCGAAAACTGCTATGCCTGAAAGCAGCAATTCCTCTAATTCTCGAGACTTAAACAATTACTTAAATAAAAAACTTCGCAAGGATGCTGTGACTTTACGCAATTTAGTGGCTAGTGGTAAATCTACGTCAGAAATTCAAAGTGAAAAAGAAAATATGCTAGAAGAAGTCTATAACTTTTTGGCGATTTCTTTAGGAACTCCACCAGAAACATTTGATTTTGAATACCGAGATGAAGAAAAAAATTATCATTTGGATCAAAATTTGACCCCACAAAGTTTTTATGAAAAATATGTGGGAATTAACTTAAATGATTACGTCAGCATCATCAACGCTCCAACAACGGATAAACCTTATAATCAGTCTTATACTGTTGAAATGTTGGGAAATGTAGTTGCGGGTAAAGAAGTAAAATATTTGAACGTTGATATGGATACTTTCAAAAAACTAGCGATTGCCCAATTAGAACAAGGGGAGTCTGTCTGGTTTGGTTGCGATGTGGGTCAATCTTCTACTCGTGATTCCGGGATTATGGCTTTAGATGCTTATGATATGAATGATTTGTTTGATATTGATTTTACAATGACAAAAGCTGAACGTTTGGATTACGGAGAAAGCTTAATGACCCATGCAATGGTCTTAACTGGAGTTGATTTAGTAGATGGAAAATCAACTAAATGGAAAGTCGAAAATAGCTGGGGCGAAAAAGTTGGGACAAAAGGTTTCTTTGTTATGAGTGATGAATGGATGGACGAATATACTTATCAAATTGTTGTCCGAAAAGACTTATTAACACCAGAACAATTAGCTGCATATGAAAAAGCACCGACTGTTTTAGCTCCATGGGACCCAATGGGCGCTTTGGCATAA
- a CDS encoding acyl-ACP thioesterase domain-containing protein yields MAVKYTRTHEVSYYECDVNQTMTFPAMIGIAIKTSEEQSDALNRSTEFIHQFGLTWVITNYHFTIQRLPKVGEIIQITTQAMEYNKYFCYRNFWFHDKKGNELLKIESVFVLMDIQNRKMTSVPEEIIAPFESEKIKRIKRFPTIEKIEEGESLPYRVRFYDIDSNQHVNNAMYFNWMIDVLGFDFLTTHVPKEVNIRFDKEVEYGNEVMSHYEILKTDSIKSRHEIKIGDQLYCEANITWLLK; encoded by the coding sequence GTGGCTGTAAAATATACGCGCACGCATGAAGTTAGCTATTATGAGTGTGATGTAAATCAAACAATGACATTTCCAGCAATGATAGGAATTGCGATCAAGACATCTGAGGAACAAAGTGATGCATTAAATCGTAGTACGGAATTTATTCATCAATTTGGCTTGACGTGGGTGATTACCAATTATCATTTTACTATTCAACGTTTACCAAAAGTTGGCGAGATAATCCAAATTACAACGCAGGCAATGGAGTACAATAAATATTTTTGTTACCGAAATTTTTGGTTCCACGATAAAAAAGGCAATGAATTATTAAAAATTGAATCTGTCTTTGTTTTAATGGATATACAAAATAGAAAAATGACCAGTGTTCCAGAGGAGATTATTGCCCCATTCGAAAGTGAAAAAATTAAAAGGATTAAACGCTTTCCAACTATTGAAAAAATAGAAGAAGGGGAAAGTCTTCCGTATCGGGTTAGATTTTACGATATTGATAGCAATCAACACGTTAACAATGCCATGTATTTTAACTGGATGATCGATGTGTTAGGCTTTGATTTTTTGACCACGCATGTCCCCAAAGAAGTAAATATCCGCTTTGATAAAGAAGTGGAGTACGGCAATGAAGTAATGAGTCATTACGAAATCCTTAAAACTGATTCAATTAAAAGTCGTCATGAAATTAAAATTGGGGATCAACTTTATTGTGAAGCCAACATTACTTGGCTATTAAAATAA
- a CDS encoding fructosamine kinase family protein yields MLPKEILDSLALDGKAIPIAGGDVNQSYRIITAENNYFLKFHPGVEQTFFQSEVNGLKELTDFVRVPQVYNWGQTAEGSYLVMEWIEPGEGNQEELAAALSMIHHHTHELFGFYEDNYIGVLPQVNAQTNNWVSYFLTCRLDVQVELAKLHNVWNPKREELYLRLKERIYHSWQDRQVIPSLLHGDFWSGNYFFDTNGKPVLIDPAVSYGDREMDIAMSQLFGGFRQEFMTTYEDLFPLESGWQQRQPVYQLYYLLVHLNQFGESYGAQVDEILSQFS; encoded by the coding sequence ATGCTGCCAAAAGAAATCTTAGATTCATTGGCCTTGGATGGAAAAGCAATTCCAATTGCCGGCGGAGATGTCAATCAGTCTTATCGGATTATTACGGCTGAGAATAATTATTTTTTGAAATTTCATCCGGGTGTCGAGCAAACTTTTTTTCAATCAGAAGTTAATGGGTTAAAAGAGCTAACTGATTTTGTCCGAGTTCCCCAAGTATATAATTGGGGTCAAACTGCAGAGGGTTCATATTTGGTTATGGAATGGATTGAACCAGGTGAAGGAAATCAAGAAGAACTAGCTGCGGCTTTAAGCATGATTCATCATCATACACATGAATTATTTGGTTTTTACGAGGATAATTACATTGGTGTTTTACCACAAGTTAATGCGCAGACGAATAACTGGGTGAGCTATTTTCTGACCTGTCGATTGGACGTACAGGTAGAGTTGGCCAAATTACACAATGTCTGGAACCCAAAACGAGAAGAGCTGTATTTACGTTTGAAAGAGAGAATTTATCATTCTTGGCAAGATAGACAAGTTATCCCTAGCTTGTTGCATGGCGATTTTTGGAGTGGTAATTATTTCTTTGACACTAATGGTAAACCGGTTTTAATCGATCCGGCCGTTTCTTACGGGGATCGGGAAATGGATATTGCCATGTCGCAACTTTTTGGTGGTTTTCGGCAAGAATTTATGACTACCTATGAAGATTTATTTCCATTAGAATCGGGATGGCAACAGCGGCAACCAGTATATCAATTGTACTATTTACTTGTTCATTTAAACCAGTTTGGGGAGAGCTATGGCGCACAAGTGGATGAGATTTTAAGCCAGTTTAGTTAA